A genomic stretch from Oleomonas cavernae includes:
- a CDS encoding energy transducer TonB, translating to MSTVTWGDISPPALDIFGPRNRRRFGEGLGIALSVAVHLGAGIAVYSLTIDAPVLPEEKPIEMVLVAPELELPPPQAVTEPPPPEVVEPPPPEVAAIEPPPPPVIAQAIEEPVEAPPPPPPPPPKPKVAKPPKPVPPKPAAVAPANPAPVVPAVTAPPPAAVVAPPKPEGIPTAYAKDVRTKISRYAINKYPRAAVLKEQEGRIGYSLTLAPDGHVLGVEITKPSGFEALDNAAAEAVRNAGPYPALPSLGGTQYRLDGAIVYKLP from the coding sequence ATGAGCACTGTAACGTGGGGCGATATATCGCCGCCCGCGCTGGACATTTTTGGCCCTCGCAACCGTCGCCGCTTCGGCGAGGGGCTTGGCATCGCCTTGTCGGTCGCGGTTCATCTGGGCGCGGGCATTGCCGTCTACAGCCTGACGATCGACGCCCCCGTGCTGCCGGAGGAGAAGCCGATCGAGATGGTCCTGGTGGCGCCGGAGCTCGAATTGCCGCCGCCCCAGGCCGTGACCGAGCCGCCGCCGCCGGAGGTGGTGGAGCCGCCCCCGCCGGAAGTGGCCGCGATCGAACCGCCGCCGCCGCCCGTGATCGCCCAGGCGATCGAGGAACCGGTGGAGGCGCCGCCGCCGCCACCCCCGCCGCCGCCCAAGCCCAAGGTTGCCAAGCCGCCCAAGCCGGTACCGCCCAAGCCCGCTGCCGTCGCGCCGGCCAACCCGGCCCCGGTGGTGCCTGCGGTTACGGCACCGCCGCCGGCCGCCGTGGTCGCCCCGCCCAAGCCCGAAGGCATCCCCACCGCCTATGCCAAGGATGTGCGCACCAAGATCAGCCGCTACGCCATCAACAAATATCCGCGCGCGGCGGTCCTGAAAGAGCAGGAAGGGCGCATCGGCTACAGCCTGACCCTGGCCCCGGACGGCCACGTCCTGGGGGTGGAGATCACCAAGCCATCGGGCTTCGAAGCCCTGGACAACGCCGCGGCCGAGGCGGTGCGCAATGCCGGCCCCTATCCCGCCCTGCCCAGCCTGGGCGGCACCCAATACCGCCTCGACGGCGCCATCGTCTACAAGCTGCCGTGA
- a CDS encoding CmcJ/NvfI family oxidoreductase, whose translation MGVISVSRDAAVEAPLVYIEPPRAKPFVYNYEPPAGEPRRSAVPLPQAVRITDGRPRADRFSLDIEGFAFRRDETSITDFYDEAEVERRYYPAMERLLTEATGADKVVIFDHTLRNGGAFPKVREPVRAVHNDYTVRSGPQRVRDLLPPEEAAARLRHRFAIINVWRPVRGPVASVPLALCDARSIAPHELIATDLRYPDRTGEIYSVTHNPRHRWYYFPRMTRDEVVLIKCYDSATDGRARFAAHTGFDDPSTPADAAPRESIEIRALVFFPPAEA comes from the coding sequence ATGGGCGTGATTTCCGTCAGTCGCGATGCCGCCGTGGAGGCGCCGCTGGTCTATATCGAACCGCCGCGCGCCAAGCCGTTCGTCTACAACTACGAGCCGCCGGCGGGCGAGCCGCGCCGCAGCGCGGTGCCCTTGCCCCAGGCCGTCCGGATCACCGACGGCCGGCCGCGCGCCGACCGCTTCTCGCTCGACATCGAAGGCTTCGCCTTCCGCCGCGACGAGACGTCGATCACCGATTTCTACGACGAGGCCGAGGTCGAGCGCCGCTATTACCCGGCGATGGAGCGGCTGCTGACCGAGGCGACGGGCGCCGACAAGGTGGTGATCTTCGACCACACCCTGCGCAACGGCGGCGCGTTCCCGAAAGTTCGCGAGCCCGTGCGCGCCGTGCACAACGACTACACGGTGAGGTCCGGCCCGCAGCGGGTGCGCGACCTGCTGCCGCCCGAGGAGGCGGCGGCGCGCCTGCGCCATCGCTTTGCCATCATCAATGTCTGGCGCCCGGTGCGCGGACCTGTCGCATCGGTGCCGCTGGCCCTGTGCGACGCCCGCAGCATCGCACCGCACGAGTTGATCGCCACCGATCTCAGATACCCGGATCGCACCGGCGAAATCTACAGCGTTACCCACAACCCGCGCCATCGCTGGTACTATTTCCCGCGCATGACGCGGGACGAGGTCGTGCTGATCAAGTGCTATGATTCGGCGACCGACGGCCGCGCCCGCTTTGCCGCCCACACCGGCTTCGACGATCCCAGCACTCCGGCCGATGCCGCCCCGCGGGAGAGCATCGAGATCCGCGCGCTGGTCTTCTTCCCGCCGGCGGAGGCTTGA
- a CDS encoding ExbD/TolR family protein, translating to MTPLVDVMLVLLIVFMVAAPMMTVGVPVNLPTASAKPLIEQKPPIVVSLDGTGKVFIDKTEIYAGDLITTIRALAQGDPDRRIHVRGDKALPYGRVMEVMGQINEAGFSKVALVSETKTGAPAAK from the coding sequence GTGACGCCGCTGGTCGACGTCATGCTGGTGCTGCTGATCGTGTTCATGGTCGCGGCCCCGATGATGACCGTGGGCGTGCCGGTGAACCTGCCCACCGCCTCGGCCAAGCCGCTGATCGAGCAGAAGCCGCCGATCGTGGTCAGCCTGGATGGCACCGGCAAGGTCTTCATCGACAAGACCGAGATCTATGCGGGCGACCTGATCACGACGATCCGCGCCCTGGCCCAGGGCGATCCCGACCGCCGCATCCATGTCCGCGGCGACAAGGCGCTGCCCTATGGCCGGGTCATGGAGGTCATGGGCCAGATCAACGAGGCCGGCTTCTCCAAGGTGGCGCTGGTGTCCGAAACCAAGACGGGGGCCCCGGCCGCGAAATGA
- a CDS encoding ABC transporter permease, which translates to MTLLQSHPPRSLGLPRLSVRPVALPPYARYIVRRLAQALVLMTLTVIITFALLNLAKGDMVDVMAGEAGSADSAYVDHLRQRFGLDQPLLVRLGHYLGDVATLDLGYSFRQSKPVLDLITDRIGPTLLLMGSSTLLAVLGALVFGTYAARKVHRAPDGIISVVALLAYATPMFWIGLMLILVFSVKLQWLPSSGMETLFSGLTGLAYLRDLAAHLVLPTLTMALFSLALYTRLLRASLLEVLRADFVRTARAKGLKERRVIGVHALGNALLPLMTMVGMQVGGALGGAVVIESVFAWPGIGRLAYEALMSRDTNLLIGIVLFSGAAVIVLNLVVDLLYGWLDPRIERG; encoded by the coding sequence ATGACACTGCTTCAGTCCCATCCGCCGCGCAGCCTCGGCCTGCCGCGGCTGTCGGTCCGCCCAGTGGCGCTCCCGCCCTATGCCCGCTATATCGTGCGGCGCCTGGCGCAGGCCTTGGTGCTGATGACGCTCACCGTGATCATCACCTTCGCCCTGCTGAACCTGGCCAAGGGTGACATGGTCGATGTCATGGCGGGCGAGGCGGGATCGGCGGATTCGGCCTATGTCGACCATCTGCGCCAGCGCTTCGGCCTGGACCAGCCGCTGCTGGTGCGCCTGGGCCATTACCTGGGCGACGTGGCCACGCTGGATCTGGGCTATTCCTTCCGCCAGAGCAAGCCGGTGCTGGACCTGATCACCGACCGCATCGGGCCGACCCTGCTGCTGATGGGATCTTCGACCTTGCTCGCCGTGCTGGGCGCCCTGGTGTTCGGCACCTATGCCGCGCGCAAGGTTCACCGGGCGCCCGACGGGATCATCTCGGTGGTGGCCCTGCTCGCCTATGCCACGCCCATGTTCTGGATCGGCCTGATGCTGATCCTGGTCTTTTCGGTCAAGCTGCAATGGCTGCCCAGCAGCGGCATGGAGACCTTGTTCTCAGGGCTCACCGGCTTGGCCTATCTGCGCGATCTGGCGGCTCATCTGGTGCTGCCGACGCTGACCATGGCGCTGTTCTCGCTGGCGCTCTACACCCGTCTGCTGCGCGCCTCGCTGCTCGAGGTGCTGCGCGCCGATTTCGTGCGCACGGCACGGGCCAAGGGCCTGAAGGAGCGCCGGGTGATCGGGGTCCATGCCCTGGGCAATGCCCTGCTGCCGCTGATGACCATGGTGGGCATGCAAGTGGGCGGTGCCCTGGGCGGTGCCGTGGTCATCGAATCCGTCTTCGCCTGGCCCGGCATCGGGCGCCTGGCCTACGAGGCGCTGATGTCGCGCGACACCAACCTGCTGATCGGCATCGTGCTGTTCAGCGGCGCGGCAGTGATCGTGCTCAACCTCGTCGTCGACCTGCTGTATGGCTGGCTCGACCCGCGTATCGAGCGGGGCTGA
- a CDS encoding ABC transporter substrate-binding protein, with protein MSAFIPKAVWYSRSPAVAPLSVAVRNGWLDEAFAAVGIPLKSTMDHRDEQVRRAYFDHHIFWSFRQGGSGPALWARSQGAATRLIGLTWNTEFQGIISRPGSGIRSAGDLTGRRYGVPRYAPLGFDVSAAFAIKGLVSGRGAEGLTHEGVDLVDLPLAPPGAAVGLGRFGLGGFQAYAAEARALLDGRIDAFYVKGGEGVAIANAIGASLVCEFGAHPDRWIRLGAGNPRPLTIGEEFCRRRPDLVDVVIREFNKVPAWARENPDEALRVVARESRVSEQAMAVSLGEDIGSHLGLSLDAEGLAAFDRYKKLLVDWSLLERDFSFDEWVEPGPLLGTGLRH; from the coding sequence ATGAGCGCTTTCATACCCAAGGCCGTCTGGTACAGCCGCTCGCCCGCGGTGGCGCCCCTGTCGGTGGCGGTGCGCAACGGCTGGCTCGACGAAGCCTTCGCGGCCGTCGGCATTCCCCTGAAATCGACCATGGATCATCGGGACGAGCAGGTGCGCCGGGCCTATTTCGACCATCACATCTTCTGGTCGTTCCGCCAGGGCGGCAGCGGGCCGGCCCTGTGGGCGCGCTCGCAAGGGGCCGCGACGCGGCTGATCGGCCTGACCTGGAATACCGAGTTCCAGGGCATCATCAGCCGGCCCGGCAGCGGCATCCGCTCGGCCGGCGACCTGACCGGCCGGCGTTACGGCGTGCCGCGCTATGCACCGCTGGGTTTCGATGTAAGCGCTGCCTTCGCCATCAAGGGGCTGGTCTCGGGCCGGGGGGCCGAGGGGCTCACCCATGAAGGCGTCGACCTGGTCGATTTGCCGCTCGCGCCGCCCGGGGCGGCGGTCGGCCTGGGCCGTTTCGGCCTGGGCGGTTTCCAGGCCTACGCGGCCGAGGCGCGGGCGCTGCTCGACGGGCGGATCGATGCCTTCTACGTCAAGGGCGGCGAGGGGGTTGCCATCGCCAACGCCATCGGCGCCTCGCTCGTGTGCGAATTCGGCGCCCATCCCGACCGCTGGATCCGCCTGGGTGCGGGCAATCCGCGTCCCCTGACCATCGGCGAGGAATTCTGTAGACGCCGCCCCGATCTGGTCGATGTCGTGATCCGTGAATTCAACAAGGTACCCGCCTGGGCGCGGGAAAATCCCGACGAGGCCTTGCGCGTCGTCGCCCGGGAAAGCCGGGTCAGCGAACAGGCCATGGCCGTCTCGCTGGGCGAGGATATCGGCAGCCACCTGGGCCTGAGCCTGGATGCCGAGGGGCTGGCCGCCTTCGATCGCTACAAGAAGCTGCTGGTAGACTGGTCGCTGCTCGAGCGAGACTTCTCCTTCGACGAATGGGTGGAGCCCGGGCCCTTGCTGGGCACCGGCCTGCGGCATTGA
- a CDS encoding JmjC domain-containing protein: protein MNALPGSTLAAGGQPLLAALFGRELSAQFHDGRWPEREFAVHGDPGRLPDPLRGPALANFDALAQRYNGPLSFGRGARDARTLAIQTNAANLYRLGLTVYLHDVAPVVRGAADFLRALEGELGLAEGAARLAAFASPEDDGVSPHFDAEDVISIQLQGRKTFHVGKVAGLDSPWGEQYGPGMLPADDLYPQAGGGFPAPVEADLEPVEMVPGSVLFLPRGTWHRTLAQRDSFSLSIVLRQPAPLETLVQGLHGLLLQDPAWRRPLRRGDEARAQALLDRLPGLIARLEPRQLLVETEAQRLAGIGPDSRFQRIPQSGLRAEREGGRVILKISAWDRDWIERPTLATDISPSVIPLLDWIGGRAGAFTAGELAGRFPEAPFDFVRKLLDKLVRAQYLRLLWFPALSP from the coding sequence TTGAACGCGCTGCCCGGTTCCACGCTTGCCGCCGGCGGCCAGCCTCTGCTGGCGGCGCTGTTCGGGCGCGAACTGTCGGCGCAATTCCACGATGGCCGGTGGCCCGAGCGGGAATTCGCCGTGCATGGCGATCCCGGGCGCCTGCCGGATCCGCTGCGCGGCCCGGCCCTGGCGAATTTCGACGCGCTGGCCCAACGCTACAACGGGCCCCTGTCCTTCGGCCGGGGCGCGCGGGATGCCCGCACCCTCGCCATCCAGACCAACGCGGCCAACCTCTACCGCCTCGGCCTGACGGTCTACCTGCATGACGTGGCGCCGGTCGTCCGGGGCGCCGCCGATTTCCTGCGCGCCCTGGAGGGTGAACTGGGCCTTGCCGAGGGCGCGGCCCGCCTGGCGGCCTTCGCCTCGCCCGAGGATGACGGCGTCTCGCCGCATTTCGATGCCGAGGATGTGATCTCCATCCAGCTTCAGGGACGCAAGACATTCCACGTCGGCAAGGTCGCCGGGCTGGATTCCCCCTGGGGCGAGCAGTACGGCCCCGGCATGCTGCCTGCCGATGATCTCTACCCCCAGGCCGGCGGGGGCTTTCCGGCGCCGGTGGAAGCGGATCTTGAGCCGGTCGAGATGGTGCCCGGCTCGGTCCTGTTCCTGCCGCGCGGCACCTGGCACCGCACCTTGGCGCAGCGGGATTCCTTCTCGCTCAGCATCGTGCTGCGCCAGCCAGCGCCGCTGGAGACGCTGGTACAGGGTCTGCACGGGCTGCTGCTGCAGGATCCTGCCTGGCGGCGGCCGCTCCGGCGCGGTGACGAGGCCCGCGCCCAGGCCCTGCTCGACCGCCTGCCGGGGCTGATCGCCCGGCTCGAGCCCCGCCAGCTTCTGGTCGAGACCGAGGCGCAGCGCCTGGCCGGCATCGGACCCGACAGCCGCTTCCAGCGCATTCCGCAATCCGGCCTGCGGGCCGAGCGGGAGGGCGGGCGTGTAATCTTGAAGATTTCCGCCTGGGACCGGGACTGGATCGAGCGGCCGACGCTGGCGACCGACATCTCCCCATCCGTGATCCCGCTGCTCGACTGGATCGGCGGGCGGGCAGGGGCCTTCACGGCCGGCGAACTGGCCGGCCGGTTTCCCGAGGCGCCGTTCGATTTCGTGCGCAAGCTGCTCGACAAGCTCGTGCGGGCCCAATACTTGCGACTGCTGTGGTTTCCTGCCCTGTCGCCGTGA
- the tolQ gene encoding protein TolQ, which produces MNPETPTIVPDAAVAAAPAGVGHLSAIDLFLQADTVVKAIMIFLILASVWSWGLIFAKLVYYGRLHARARNFLQAFQADGSIAGLGARLRAFARDPFRHVYDAMVGEWETSRREGLDHGEYNRDSLKERVHRVGQLTANYQVEQLQRGLSVLATIGSVGPFVGLFGTVWGIMNSFQGIAATNNTSLAVVAPGIAEALFATALGLVAAIPAVIAYNRASGDVGRYSKRLNTLIGTFDVQLSRHLAAGRPLVLERIDTPANETAHRQPVAGRA; this is translated from the coding sequence GTGAACCCCGAAACCCCCACCATCGTGCCCGATGCCGCTGTCGCCGCCGCACCCGCCGGTGTCGGCCACCTGTCCGCCATCGACCTGTTCCTGCAGGCCGATACGGTGGTCAAGGCGATCATGATCTTCCTGATCCTGGCATCGGTGTGGAGCTGGGGCCTGATCTTCGCCAAGCTGGTCTACTACGGTCGTCTCCACGCCCGAGCCCGCAATTTCCTGCAGGCATTCCAGGCCGATGGCTCGATCGCCGGCCTGGGCGCCCGCCTGCGCGCCTTCGCCCGCGATCCCTTCCGCCATGTCTACGATGCCATGGTCGGCGAATGGGAGACCAGCCGCCGCGAGGGCCTGGACCATGGCGAGTACAACCGCGACAGCCTGAAGGAACGGGTGCACCGGGTGGGCCAGCTCACCGCCAACTACCAGGTGGAACAGTTGCAGCGTGGCCTGTCGGTGCTGGCCACCATCGGGTCGGTCGGTCCTTTCGTCGGCCTGTTCGGCACGGTCTGGGGCATCATGAATTCGTTCCAGGGTATCGCCGCGACCAACAACACCAGCCTGGCCGTGGTGGCGCCGGGCATCGCCGAGGCGCTGTTTGCCACCGCCCTGGGCCTGGTCGCCGCGATCCCGGCCGTGATCGCCTATAACCGGGCTTCGGGCGATGTCGGCCGCTATTCCAAGCGCCTGAACACGCTGATCGGCACCTTCGACGTACAGCTTTCGCGTCATCTCGCCGCCGGCCGCCCGCTGGTGTTGGAACGTATCGATACGCCCGCCAACGAGACCGCCCACCGCCAGCCCGTCGCCGGGAGGGCCTGA
- a CDS encoding ABC transporter ATP-binding protein, whose amino-acid sequence MTAMLAPPLLAVDDLHIATGGPDPVSLVSGVSFALEAGKTLALVGESGSGKSLTALSVLDLLPAPAVAVTGGRLRFAGKDLRTLEPDALRRLRGGAISMIFQEPLSALNPVMTVGDQLREAVRAHGVHDRRAVNARVLELLDLVRMPDVTKRVNEYPHRLSGGMRQRVLIAMAMAGQPHLLIADEPTTALDVTVQAEILDTLRDLQREFSLAILLITHDLGLVADYADDVAVMYAGRIVERGPVRAVMRASAHPYTRGLLGARPHKRRLGALRERLIEIPGTVPNPRALPDGCPFRPRCAQACDSCALSLPVLARVAEQHHAACFKAGALS is encoded by the coding sequence ATGACCGCGATGCTGGCACCGCCCCTGCTCGCCGTCGACGATCTGCACATCGCGACCGGTGGCCCCGATCCGGTCTCCCTGGTCTCCGGCGTCAGCTTCGCGCTGGAGGCCGGCAAGACCCTGGCCCTGGTGGGCGAATCCGGCAGCGGCAAGTCGCTGACCGCGCTCTCGGTCCTAGACCTGCTGCCGGCCCCGGCCGTGGCGGTGACGGGCGGCCGCCTCCGCTTCGCCGGCAAGGACCTGCGCACGCTGGAGCCCGACGCGCTGCGCCGATTGCGCGGCGGGGCTATCTCGATGATCTTCCAGGAACCGCTCAGCGCACTGAACCCCGTGATGACCGTGGGCGACCAGTTGCGCGAGGCGGTGCGGGCGCATGGCGTGCACGACCGCCGCGCGGTCAATGCCCGGGTGCTGGAACTGCTCGACCTGGTGCGCATGCCCGATGTCACCAAGCGGGTGAACGAATATCCCCATCGCCTGTCGGGCGGCATGCGCCAGCGCGTGCTGATCGCCATGGCCATGGCCGGCCAGCCGCACCTGCTGATCGCCGACGAGCCGACCACCGCGCTGGACGTGACCGTGCAGGCGGAGATCCTCGATACCCTGCGCGACCTTCAGCGCGAATTCAGCCTTGCCATCCTGCTGATCACTCACGACCTGGGCCTGGTCGCCGACTATGCCGACGATGTCGCGGTGATGTATGCCGGGCGCATCGTCGAACGCGGCCCGGTGCGCGCGGTGATGCGCGCCTCGGCCCATCCCTATACCAGGGGCCTGCTGGGCGCCCGGCCGCACAAGCGGCGCCTGGGCGCCTTGCGCGAGCGGCTGATCGAGATCCCCGGCACCGTGCCCAACCCGCGCGCCCTGCCCGACGGCTGCCCGTTCCGGCCGCGCTGCGCCCAGGCCTGCGATTCCTGCGCCCTCAGCCTGCCGGTCCTGGCCCGCGTGGCCGAGCAGCATCATGCCGCCTGCTTCAAGGCGGGGGCGCTGTCATGA
- a CDS encoding rhodanese-like domain-containing protein → MSNSITDSITLDQWLRDGREIAVLDLRDDEDYGYGDPLLGANLPLARLEADIAAYVPNRRARIVLLDGGDGRSARAAVHLSRLGYETVHTLDGGLPAWIASGITTYLHQPARFFTRDVRAASATPHVTAAELHELHQAKADVIVLDSRTVDEYRRNHVPGSVSVPGAELLHRFADLVPSSDTFVLVTCAGLPRAITGAQTLIEAGVPNRVAFLEDGTKAWREAGLDLETGAGRQFAPTTSELARLFGQQHAAALETKANVPRVSADELTDWLAADGGRTTYILDVRTPEEYAAGHVADAISAPGGQLFLSAYKIVAVRGARLLLVDDTGTRAGTTAYWLRRRGWDVSIHATAQPAVRQREARIA, encoded by the coding sequence ATGAGCAATTCCATCACCGATAGCATCACGCTCGACCAATGGCTGCGCGACGGGCGTGAAATCGCCGTGCTCGACCTGCGGGATGACGAAGATTACGGCTATGGCGACCCGCTGCTGGGCGCCAACCTGCCGCTTGCCCGGCTGGAGGCCGATATCGCCGCCTATGTGCCCAACCGCCGCGCGCGCATCGTCCTGCTGGACGGCGGCGACGGGCGCTCGGCCCGGGCCGCGGTGCACTTGTCCCGCCTCGGCTACGAGACGGTTCATACCCTGGACGGCGGCCTGCCGGCCTGGATCGCCAGCGGCATCACCACCTATCTCCACCAGCCGGCACGCTTCTTCACCCGCGACGTCCGTGCCGCCTCGGCCACGCCCCATGTCACGGCGGCCGAGCTGCACGAACTCCATCAGGCCAAGGCCGATGTGATCGTCCTCGACAGCCGCACGGTCGATGAATACCGGCGCAACCACGTGCCCGGCTCCGTCAGCGTGCCGGGGGCGGAACTCCTGCATCGCTTCGCCGATCTTGTCCCCTCCTCCGATACCTTCGTGCTCGTCACCTGCGCCGGCCTGCCCCGCGCCATCACCGGCGCCCAGACCCTAATCGAGGCGGGCGTACCCAACCGCGTCGCCTTCCTCGAAGACGGCACCAAGGCCTGGCGCGAAGCGGGCCTCGACCTGGAGACCGGCGCCGGGCGGCAGTTCGCCCCGACCACCAGCGAGCTGGCCAGGCTGTTCGGCCAGCAGCATGCGGCGGCGCTGGAAACCAAGGCCAACGTGCCGCGGGTCTCGGCCGACGAACTGACCGACTGGCTGGCCGCGGACGGAGGCCGGACGACCTATATCCTCGACGTCCGCACGCCCGAGGAATATGCCGCCGGGCACGTGGCCGATGCCATCTCGGCACCGGGCGGGCAGCTCTTCCTCAGCGCCTACAAGATCGTCGCCGTGCGCGGCGCCCGCCTGCTGCTGGTCGACGATACCGGCACCCGGGCCGGCACCACGGCCTATTGGCTGCGCCGGCGGGGCTGGGATGTCTCGATCCACGCCACTGCCCAACCGGCGGTCAGGCAGCGGGAAGCCCGCATCGCCTGA
- a CDS encoding ABC transporter permease, whose translation MLGRDMLAGVLHGASASLAIGLTSAFLATAVGTVVGCAAGYYGGWFDDVLMRVAEAFQTIPSLLMAIIVVALFQPSLVTIVAAISLVSWPGTARLMRAETMRVRTADFVAACTTYGMGDSRIIVTQILPNCLAPLIVIVSVKVAMAILVEAGLSFLGLGDPAQLSWGTMIANGRDALRSAWYMSAIPGVAILLTVMSINLVGEGLNDALNPHLRERAV comes from the coding sequence GTGCTGGGCCGCGACATGCTGGCCGGCGTGCTGCACGGTGCTTCCGCCTCGCTGGCGATCGGCCTGACCTCGGCTTTCCTGGCGACCGCGGTGGGCACCGTGGTCGGCTGCGCCGCGGGCTATTACGGCGGCTGGTTCGACGACGTGCTGATGCGCGTGGCCGAGGCGTTCCAGACCATCCCCTCGCTGCTCATGGCGATCATCGTGGTGGCCCTGTTCCAGCCCTCGCTGGTGACCATCGTCGCCGCCATCAGCCTGGTCTCCTGGCCCGGCACCGCACGCCTGATGCGGGCCGAGACCATGCGCGTGCGCACCGCCGATTTCGTCGCCGCCTGCACCACCTATGGCATGGGCGACAGCCGCATCATCGTGACCCAGATCCTGCCCAACTGCCTGGCGCCGCTGATCGTCATCGTCTCGGTCAAGGTCGCCATGGCGATCCTGGTCGAGGCCGGCCTGTCGTTCCTGGGGCTGGGCGATCCTGCGCAACTGTCCTGGGGCACCATGATCGCCAACGGCCGCGATGCCCTGCGCAGCGCCTGGTACATGAGCGCCATCCCCGGCGTTGCCATCCTCCTCACCGTGATGAGCATCAACCTGGTGGGCGAGGGGCTGAACGATGCCCTGAACCCCCACCTGCGGGAGCGGGCGGTATGA
- a CDS encoding ABC transporter ATP-binding protein → MTVAPLLEVKDLTVQHRNAGQLFNAVDGVSFTLARGETVGLVGESGCGKTTIARAVMGLYAAQGGQIAFDGADITRRSGLRARRRPLDIARRLQMVFQDPLLSLNPRATVGRILEEPLKVHGIRNRAERRAQVEELLVKVGLPASAAARLPHEFSGGQRQRIGIARALILLPELVVCDEPVSALDLSIQAQVLNLLNDLQIDLKLSYLFISHDLGVVRHMADRVIVMYLGQVVEEGPVDLLWDGARHPYTQALIASVPADPTGAGQARPKRLAAGDVPSPVDRPAGCAFNTRCPFRQARCLEAAPPLRQVASDHAVACHFAESHLPQRHQFDIAS, encoded by the coding sequence ATGACCGTGGCCCCCCTGCTCGAGGTCAAGGACCTGACGGTCCAGCACCGCAATGCCGGCCAGTTGTTCAACGCGGTCGACGGGGTTTCCTTCACCCTGGCCCGGGGCGAGACCGTGGGCCTGGTGGGCGAATCCGGTTGCGGCAAGACCACCATCGCCCGGGCGGTGATGGGCCTCTATGCCGCGCAGGGCGGGCAGATCGCCTTCGACGGCGCCGACATCACCCGGCGCAGCGGCCTGCGTGCCCGGCGCCGCCCGCTCGACATCGCCCGGCGCCTGCAGATGGTGTTCCAAGACCCGCTGCTGTCGCTCAACCCGCGCGCCACGGTCGGCCGGATCCTGGAGGAACCGTTGAAGGTCCACGGGATCCGCAACCGCGCGGAACGTCGCGCCCAAGTCGAGGAACTGCTGGTCAAGGTGGGCCTGCCAGCCAGTGCCGCGGCGCGCCTGCCGCACGAATTCTCCGGCGGGCAGCGCCAGCGCATCGGCATCGCCCGGGCCCTGATCCTGCTGCCCGAGCTGGTGGTCTGCGACGAGCCGGTCTCGGCCCTGGACCTGTCGATCCAGGCCCAGGTGCTGAACCTGCTGAACGACCTGCAGATCGACCTGAAGCTGTCCTACCTGTTCATCTCCCACGACCTGGGCGTGGTCCGCCACATGGCCGACCGGGTCATCGTCATGTACCTGGGCCAGGTGGTGGAGGAGGGGCCGGTCGACCTGCTGTGGGATGGGGCGCGTCACCCCTATACCCAGGCCCTGATCGCCTCGGTCCCGGCCGACCCCACCGGCGCCGGCCAGGCCCGGCCCAAGCGGCTGGCCGCGGGCGACGTGCCCTCGCCGGTCGACCGCCCCGCCGGCTGCGCCTTCAACACCCGCTGCCCGTTCCGCCAGGCCCGCTGCCTGGAAGCGGCACCGCCGCTGCGCCAGGTCGCCTCGGATCACGCCGTCGCCTGCCATTTCGCGGAAAGCCACCTGCCGCAACGCCACCAGTTCGACATCGCCTCTTAA